In Candidatus Acidiferrales bacterium, the genomic window GCGGAACCTCTTTTCGGCGACCAGTTGAGCCAGGTCGTGGTTGGTGGCGGCAATAATGCGCACATCCACCGGGGCTTCGTCCGTGCTTCCGAGCGGCCTCACCCGCCGCTCCTGGAGCACCCGCAGAAGTTTAACCTGCATGGAGAGGCTCATCTCGCCAATCTCATCGAGGAAAAGAGTGCCGCCTTCAGCCGACTGGAACAGCCCCAGCTTGTTTTGCTTTGCGTCCGTGAAGGCGCCCCGGATATAGCCGAAGAGTTCGCTTTCGAGCAGAGTCTCCGGAAAAGCCCCGCAATTGATCGAGACAAAAGGTTTGTCAGAACGGGACGAGTTCTGGTGAATGGCCCGGGCCACCAGCTCCTTGCCCGTGCCGCTCTCCCCGCTTATGAGAACGGTGCTGGGAGTGGGGGCCACGGTTTGGATCATCTCGAAGATGGCCCGCATTTTGGGACTCTGGCTGACGATGTGGTCCAGGCCGGTCAGCCGACGAATTTCGCGGCGCAAGGTGGCCGCCTCGCGCCTGAGCCGAATCGTCTCGGCGGCCTGTTGCACGGCTTGCTGTACCTCTTCGGTGAGCCGCGGACCCTTGATCACATATCGGTACGCGCCATAGTGCACGGCCTCGATGGCCGACTCCAGCGTGGGCACTCCGGTAATCAAAATAAAATAGCTTTCGGGCGAGACCTCGCGGGAGTAGCGGAGCAGATCCAGGCCGCTGATGGCCGGCATCTTGATGTCCGCGATGATGATGTCGCAAAAGCGCGCGTGCAGCCTTTTCTTCGCTTCTTCTCCGCTGGTCACGGTTTCCACCCGGTAACCGTCGTTGCGGAAGGTGACCTCCAGGACTTCACAGATCGAGCGTTCGT contains:
- a CDS encoding sigma-54 dependent transcriptional regulator, which translates into the protein MTNERPIMPALLIVDDERSICEVLEVTFRNDGYRVETVTSGEEAKKRLHARFCDIIIADIKMPAISGLDLLRYSREVSPESYFILITGVPTLESAIEAVHYGAYRYVIKGPRLTEEVQQAVQQAAETIRLRREAATLRREIRRLTGLDHIVSQSPKMRAIFEMIQTVAPTPSTVLISGESGTGKELVARAIHQNSSRSDKPFVSINCGAFPETLLESELFGYIRGAFTDAKQNKLGLFQSAEGGTLFLDEIGEMSLSMQVKLLRVLQERRVRPLGSTDEAPVDVRIIAATNHDLAQLVAEKRFREDLYYRISVIPIQLPPLRDRAEDIPLLARHFLLRFLEQMHKDKPRAIHPDALQRLENYPWPGNVRELENTIERAVALEASDGITVGVLPERIREPGEKSSRSFGTNGQEDKIILPQQGIDLPTHLQDLERGYLVAALDRAGGVGTRAAELLHISYRSFRHYAKKYGL